One genomic segment of Chryseobacterium phocaeense includes these proteins:
- a CDS encoding OmpP1/FadL family transporter, whose amino-acid sequence MKKILVSTALLAGVLSYAGGFRVSLQGVKQLAMAHTSAHAEDASVAFFNPAGMSFIPSKLSIVAGGFGASNKVTFQNLNTLQSTETDNPIGTPLYAAVAYKPIENLSVGFSFTTPFGSTIQWPNDWEGKEMVQKLELKSFYFQPMVSVKLAPWVSFGASYIYAKGKVDWDKAVTQFGGELNINDEKASGSGYGFGFYFRPDPKVDVSIAYRSPIDMKAKKGTATFKFPSASIYPLLGLDPSTGQDKFTATLPLVEEYTIGLTYKVTPKWLISADFNYHGWERYSKLTLDFANAPVGNQADPTVLVAPKNFRNAKTFRLGTQYAFTDMIFGRLGAYYDESPYTDENFIPETPSFNTYVITGGLGFKLKQFGVDIAGGYAMPQARDVKNAALGFNGQAKAKAFYFGLGLSYNPF is encoded by the coding sequence ATGAAAAAAATATTAGTATCAACTGCTTTATTGGCGGGTGTTTTATCTTACGCAGGAGGCTTCAGGGTATCTCTGCAGGGAGTGAAACAATTGGCCATGGCACATACTAGTGCTCATGCCGAAGATGCGAGTGTGGCATTCTTTAACCCGGCGGGTATGTCATTCATTCCTTCAAAACTGAGTATAGTGGCAGGAGGATTCGGGGCAAGTAATAAAGTTACTTTTCAAAACCTGAATACGCTGCAGAGTACGGAAACAGATAATCCTATTGGTACTCCGCTGTATGCTGCAGTTGCCTATAAACCGATAGAAAATTTATCCGTTGGTTTCAGTTTTACTACGCCTTTCGGAAGTACAATCCAATGGCCAAATGACTGGGAGGGGAAAGAAATGGTGCAGAAGCTGGAGCTTAAGAGCTTTTATTTTCAGCCGATGGTTTCTGTAAAACTGGCTCCCTGGGTATCATTTGGAGCAAGCTACATTTACGCAAAAGGGAAAGTAGACTGGGATAAAGCTGTAACGCAGTTCGGCGGAGAATTAAATATCAATGACGAAAAAGCAAGCGGAAGCGGATATGGATTCGGGTTCTATTTCAGACCGGATCCAAAAGTAGACGTGAGTATAGCATACCGTTCCCCTATTGATATGAAGGCTAAAAAAGGAACCGCTACATTCAAGTTCCCTTCGGCTTCTATCTATCCTCTGTTAGGACTTGACCCAAGTACAGGACAGGACAAATTTACAGCAACGCTTCCTTTGGTGGAGGAGTACACCATCGGTTTAACCTATAAAGTAACCCCGAAATGGTTAATTTCAGCTGACTTCAACTATCACGGATGGGAAAGATACAGCAAGCTGACTCTTGATTTTGCTAACGCCCCGGTTGGGAATCAGGCAGATCCTACCGTGCTGGTGGCTCCTAAAAACTTCAGAAATGCCAAAACATTCAGATTGGGTACCCAATATGCATTCACAGATATGATCTTTGGACGTCTGGGAGCTTACTATGATGAATCTCCTTATACTGATGAAAACTTTATTCCGGAAACCCCTTCATTCAATACCTATGTTATTACCGGAGGTTTAGGTTTCAAACTAAAGCAGTTTGGAGTGGATATCGCAGGAGGATATGCAATGCCTCAGGCCAGAGATGTTAAAAATGCAGCTCTTGGATTTAACGGACAGGCAAAAGCTAAAGCATTCTACTTTGGTCTAGGTTTATCTTACAACCCTTTTTAA